The genomic DNA TACGGTGGAAAAACCGCGAATCAAGTCGCGCGTGACTATTTACAGAAAGAAGGAATTCTTAAATGAGATTACTATTGATCAGTAACCCGACGGCAGGATCGAATCGCGCCGGTCTTTTACAGGATGTGATTGATCCATTAGCAGCGATGTTTGACGAAATCGTCATTCGGCAAACCGCTCAAGCACTCGATGCGTTACACTTCGCAGAGGAAGCGGCAGGTTTTGACGCGCTTGTCGTCATCGGTGGGGACGGTACCGTGTTTGAGGTGATCAATGGAATAGCAAAACTGGAGACGCGTCCGATTCTCGGCATTATCCCGGGCGGTACGTGCAATGATTTTGCTCGTACGTTAGGATTGCCGATGGTTCCAAGGCTAGCCGCTGAGATGATTGCGACCCAGCAAATCGTCGAAGTCGATCTTGGGCAAGTCAATGATACGTATTTCTTGAATTTCCTCGGCTTAGGTCTTGTCGCGGAAGCGTCAATCGGGATTGATACGGAAGAAAAAGCGCGTTTAGGTAAAATGGGATATTATCTCTCGACAATCCGGTCAAGTATGGAAGCAGAGCCATTTTCGTACGAACTGGAGTTAGCGGAAGGTCAAAAGATGACCGGGGAAGCCGTCTTGATTTTAGCAGCAAACGGCGAATCACTCGGCGGTATCGAAACCAATTTATCGGAAGGGGCTTATAACGACGGCAAGCTTGATCTTGTAATCGTTGACGAAGTGAATTTGACGACGATCCGTGATGTCATCTTACAAAAAATCGGCTTAGCGACGGAACCGTCGTTTACGCATGTTTTGACAAGCGGCTTCACTCTGAAAACCGATTCTCCGAAAGTCATTGATACGGATGGAGAAAAGGCGATGCATTCGCCGATTGAGGTCAAAGTATTACCGGAATATTTAAAGATGTACAGTGGTCGAATCGATACATTAGTTTGAGGATATCCGTCAATTGAAATGATTCTGATCGAAGTCCACCATACGGACTTCGATTTTTTTAGCTGAAAAATATTTTAATTTACTGCGAATATGCGGTTATGCTTTGACGCTTTAAAGAAAATGTTTGATAAAGGATGACTTCCCGTACGAACTTTTGTACAATGGAAAAGTATTTTTGAAAAGGAGGTCGAGTGCCATGAAAGGAAATGCATGGGCTTCGAAGATTGGATTTATTTTAGCAGCAGCTGGATCAGCGATTGGACTAGGTGCCATTTGGAAGTTTCCCTATACGACGGGAACAAACGGGGGTGGGGCATTTTTATTATTATTTTTAGCCTTTACGCTCTTGCTTGGATTACCGGTCTTGATTGCAGAGTTCTTAATCGGTCGGACGAGTGGAAAAACAGCATTACAGGCTTTTTCAGAGCTTGGTCATAAAAAATATACGTTTATTGGTTGGCTCGGTGTCATCGCTTGTTTTCTGTTGCTCTCATTTTACAGTGTCATCGGTGGATGGGTACTGATCTATATTGTTCTAGGGTTTTCCGGTAATTTAACCGCGATGAGCGGAGCAGATTTAGGTGAATTATTTGCCACGGTTTCTAGTTCTCCAGGCTATGCCATTACGGGTCAGTTGATCTTCTTGCTCATTACGTGTGTGATCGTCTTACGCGGAGTACAAGCCGGGATTGAAAAAATGAGTAAAATCATGATGCCGTTACTATTTCTGTGTTTCATCATTCTAGTCATCCGTTCGTTGACGCTTGAAGGAGCAGGGGCAGGCGTCCGCTTCTTTATCGAACCGGACTTTGCGGCCTTAAACCGGACATCAGTCCTCAGTGCTTTAGGACAAGCGTTCTTCTCGCTTTCATTGGGGGTATCGGCTATGTTGACCTATGCTTCTTACATGAAAGAAAGAGGACAAATTAATCGATCCGCTATCTGGATCGTTTCGTTAAATGTGATTGTCTCATTGCTTGCTGGATTCGCCATTTTCCCGGCTGTTTTCGCATCGGGTCTCGATCCTGCGGAAGGACCGTCCTTGTTGTTCATCGTCTTACCGACGGTGTTTAGTCAAATTCAGTTTGGTTCACTGTTCTTGGTCCTGTTTTTCCTCTTGTTTGCTTTTGCATCAATCACTTCTTCGATTGCCATGCTTGAAGTAGTTGTCTCCGCTATTACCGACCGCAAAGAAACAGCGACGTTTCGAGATAAGAAACGCAATACGATTATTGCTACAGTGTTAATTGGTGTGATTGGTATTCCGTCTGCTCTTTCGTTTGGTTTAGCATCTGACATCACGTGGATGGATAAAACGATTTTCGATTGGATGGACTTTACCGTTTCAAATATCCTCATGCCGATTGGTGCATTGTTGATTTCATTTTTTGCCGGATTTAAATTGGACCGTACCTTGGTTGAACAAGAACTTGTGACGAGTCCGATGATGAAAAAAATACTTCCATTCTGGCGTTTTAGTATTTGTTATCTGAGTCCAGTCGCGATTTTGATTATCTTGGTTTGGCCGCTGTTCGGTTCTTAAGCGGCATATAGCGGCTACCTTACTTCTGTAAAAAAAGTTCGTCTGCAATTTTTTTGTGGACGGATTTTTTTGTTGCCGGTAAGATTGCAGAAATCAAACTTGAGGCGGATGTAACGGGTAATAGATTATGGTGAAATAAGAAATACAGAGGACTAACATTTCGCTAAAACGGGAAACTTTTTGTTATATGATTCGTAATGGTAAGATATAAGTAATAAATGACTAACTTGAAGACAGATAGAGGAACAATCAAAAGGGGTGGTGATGAGATGAAGTCTTCTACATGGTGGGTCCTTGGTTCAATCGGTCTGATGTTTGTATTTCTTCAGGTGGCGGATGCCTTGAATTTTTCCGGCATCTTCATTGCATTAGGTCTTTGGTTCATCTGGAGCGGCTATCGTGCTAAACCGGGTAAACGGTATCGGACTGAACGGAAATCAACAGAATTAAAACGAAAAAACGTTAAAAAGAAACTGCTACTCGATGATGAAGACGAGTTTGTCGGGAGCGTCATCTTAAAGCCGGAACAAGCAACACGCAGATTTGATGAAACAGATGATTTAGAGCTTCAGGTCTTACAACGAACAGTCGAAGAAGGATTTGTCAAACTTCAATCCTTTGATCAAATCATTCCGACGATTCGTGATAGTGAAATCCGATCCGAAATGCGGATCGTTTCCCGTGAAGCCCACGTCTTGTTTGAAGAGCTATTTACGGCGCCACGTGAAGTCAAAAAAGTCCGTGATTTCTTTACATTCTATTTGGATTCCTTGCTCTCGATTTCGGAAAAATTTGCGGATCTCGAACGACGGGGGGCGCAAGTTCAAATGGAGACACGAGAACAATTACAATCCAACCTAAAACTCATCGCTGAAAAATTAAAACAACAGCAATCACTGTTGTTAGAAGGCGATACGGTAGACCTAGAACGTGAATTGCTGACGATTGAGAAGGTTTTGGCACAAGAGTCAGAACAACGAAAACAGGAGGAGAGTTATAAACATGACCCATTCTGATAACAATAGCTGGCAACAATGGCCGGAAGAAGAATCAACGACACAACCGACGATTTCAGATCCGTCTGTTGATCTGAATCTTGCAGAAACTTCATCTATACCGGTCCGACCAGTCGAAGACATGATTCCGAGTGACGTTCCGGCCGAACAACGCCAAAAAATTGAACGGTTGCTTCAAGTCATCGATTTAAAAAAATCAGATGCCGTCATGCAGTACGGGGCACCGGTTCAACGCGAATTATCACAGTTTTCAGATCAAGTGTTGAGTGAAGTGAAAATGAAAGACGGCGGCGATGCTGGAAAACTCTTGTCGGATTTAATGCAGCGTGTGCGTCAGATGGACCCGGACACGTTACAAGAAAAGAAGAGTTTTTGGTCAAATGTTCCTGTCATTGGTCGAGCGAAGAAAAAAGCAGAAACGTACTTTTTACAGTATGAAAAAATGAGTGCTTACCTTGAAGAAGTCGTTCACAATTTGGATCGTTCAAAATTCGGTTTGATGAAGGATATTACGTTGCTTGACCAAATGTATCAAAAAAATAAGCGGTACTTCGAAGAACTGAATCTCTACATTGCGGCAGGAGAAACAAAAGTTGCACACGTCAGAGAACATGAAATCGAACCGTTGCGCATGGAAGTCGAACGCTCACAGGATCAGACCCGGTTACAGGAGTTGAATGACATGATTCAACTGGCTGATCGGTTCGAAAAGAAAATTCATGATTTAAAACTATCACGGACGATCAGTCTTCAAATGGCTCCACAAATCCGTGTGATTCAACAAAACAATCAAATCTTAGCGGAAAAGATTGAATCAGCGGTCGTCAATACGATTCCGCTCTGGAAAAACCAAGTGGTTCTTTCGCTGAGTCTATCGCGGCAAAAAACAGCCTTACAGATGCAAAAGGATGTCACGAATACGACCAATCAATTATTGGAACAAAATTCACGGCTCCTAAAAGATTCATCCATCGAGATTGCAGAAGAAAATGAAAAAGGAATCGTATCGGTCGAATCCTTGAAAGTGGCGCATCAAAACCTGATCGAAACGTTGGATGAAACGTTACGGATTCAACAGGACGGAAAACAAAAACGTCGTGATGCGGAACATGAGCTCGAACGAATGGAAAATGAATTGAAACAAAAAGTCATGGAAGTAGCTTCAAAAAATCGTGAATTACCAAACCGCCCTTACTAAGGAACACATTTATGTGTTCCTTAGTGGTTTATTCAAAAGGAGAGACGGATCATGAAAAAACAACATCAATGGGATACAACATGGCTTTTGTTTGCAAGGATGATGGCGGATCGGCATTCGAAATGTGCTTCAAAGTCCGTTGCCTGTGTCATTGTCAAAGATGAAAAACCGATATCAATCGGAATTAACGGAACACCCAGTCAACATGTGAACTGCAATGAAATTTATTTAAAACAAGATAATATTCTGTATAAAGCCGCAGCAGAAGGACGTAACCAGGAGCAGTCTGACGCTGTATCTATCGTACATAACGGTCAAGTATTTTTCCGCTGTGACAATCAAGAAGAACACCACGAGTGGTCGAAGATGAACGAGATCCACGCTGAAATCAATGCGTTAGGAAAACTTGCAGCAGACTCGACCAGCGCCCGGCATGCGACAGCATACGTAACCCACAGTCCTTGTCATGCCTGCAGTTTAGCCTTGATTGCCTCGAAAATTGATCGTGTCGTCTATTCGACGGGTTACGAATATGGGGATGGATTGAAGCTGATGCGACAAAGTGGGATTGAAGTTCTTCATCGTCCATTAACAGAAGAATATTTTCTTGAAAGAATTTTCGATAAAGACTTGTAAACGCTTCCATCGCATTGTATTATGAAATTAAGCATTGCCATGGTAATTATTCACTCTTCCATTCGGGATAACTTCAATCGAGGTTATCCCACTTTTTTTTGAAAAATAAATTGACATATTTCCAATATTCTGCAATGATGTATATAGAATATGACGAAGCGGAATGCCGCATTTTCATTAGAAATATCCATCAAGGAGCTGGAATGCCAGGTCGTTGAAAAAAAGTCCTGACTCATTTGAGTCAGGACTTTTTGTGTGGTTAGTGCAGGATAGCCCAAGAAGTCTGAAGCCGTTCGGCTCGAACGAACACCTTTTTGGCCGTCGCGCCAGCTAAAACGGTCATTAAACGTTGGCAAAGAATATCCGCTTGTGTTTGGTGCAGAAATAATTGTTGGATGAAGCGCGAGAAGACGACGTCATTGGTTGCAAGTTGCCGTTTAAGTGTCGCGTTGGACATCCGATTGATTTCATCCGCATCGAAACCCGCTCCCGGATTAAATGAGGAGATAATCAACAGCTTAACAGGGACAGCATCAAGTGATAAACCAAGTGCTTTAACCTGTTGGCATGCTAAGACCATTTCTTGATAAATGAGTTGATGTAATAAACAAGGATCCTTCAGAACAAGCGGATCATAAATCGAAACGGCTTGACGAAGTTGTTCACGTGTTACGGTAGATGGATCCGACTCCAGTCCTGAAACTTGAACCGTATCATAACAAGTCGATAATGAAAAAATCATCCGGTAATCCTCCTTATCATGGATAATTTGTCTTCACTTGTCATTTTAAATCATAAATGAAGCGCTTACAATGAATGTTTTAACGTATGCAGGAATAGAGAAGATTTGTTATCATGAAAGGCAGAGTAAATGAGAGGAGTGTTGACGATGATTCGATTATTTAAAGCCATTCCAGAGCTTGAGATGCCGGTTTATAGCGGAGAAGACTATCCACTTGAAGGAACCGAGACGGCGACAGGATTTCTGATTTCCAATCATGTTCCTGGAGAACAGGTGGAAGAAACCCTGCTCGTCGCATCGGCTGAAATTAAAATAAGCCAGACAGGTCGTGAATGGTTACAATTTACCTTCAACTCTCCGAGTGGTACATGTAAAGGGAAACAATGGTTGAATCAGGGAACAGCGGAAGAAGCAATGCGTCCATACCTTGAAACAGGTATCGTTCATGTCGTTGCCAAAGTGGAAGAATATCCTGTTGATTCAGGTAATAAATCATTGACCGTCCAGCGGGTGAAAGCCGTTCACAATCAATCGGGCACGGCATTTTTACCACAAATGCCTACTGGCGAGTCTGCAAGCGGCTACCGGGATCAATTGATTGGTCTGATTGGCAAGATGGAGGCACCGCTCCGGCAAGTGGCACATCGTGTGTTATCGTCATATTGGGAAGATTTCTCGACCCGTCCAGCGGCTTTGTATCATCATCATGCCTATATCGGCGGTCTGTTGAAGCATACGACCTGTATGATGACGATTGGTTTTGGAATCTGTCAATCGGAACGTCCGGACTTGACGCTTTTACAATGTATTCAAGAAGCCGAGGCGGATCATAAAAACGATTTGTTCCAAGCGAGTGAACGGGACATGCGTCAGTTTGCCTGGGATGACAGTTTTGATGCCTTGTATCAGGCAGCACGATCGATTGCATTATTAAACGACCGTCCACACCAGGATGAATTACTGTTGGGGATTTTGTTGCATGATATCGGAAAAATCTTTGAATATACCCATCTCGGAGCGAGCAACGACCGCTTTTCCCGCTTGGTCCAAGTGGAACCGGCCGATGAAAAGCTGTCCGGTATTACCTTAGATCCGAACGGTGTGTTAGTGGGACACATGCCTTATGGATGTTTTGTCCTGGAACAAGCGTTACAAAAAGAAGCAGTCCGCCTACCGGTTGATCAGTACCACCGGTTGATGCATATGATTTTATCCCATCATGGCAAAAAAGAGTGGGGATCAAGCGTCACCCCGCAGACGACAGACGCCTGGTATTTACATGCCATTGATTTACTGGATGCACGAAAAGAAAAATGGCGGCAGTCGCAGTTAACATAAGGAGTGAACACATGTCAGCACGTATTCAAACATCCCTTGTCACAGGTTTTTTAGGGGCAGGGAAAACAACATTATTGAACCGGATTGTTGCGAATCCGATTGAAAAAGTAGCATTACTCGTCAACGAAGTCGGCGCCGTAAACATCGATGAAGCGCTCATCGAACGAAGTGATGAAGAGGTCATCGAACTGACCAATGGTTGCATCTGCTGTTCGATTCGTGGTGATTTGCGGGATGCGTTACTCCGGATTGCTAAAAAAAGACGTGACGGTGAGATGGCCTTTGATCGTTTAATTGTTGAAACGACAGGGATTGCCGATCCGGGTCCTATCTTACAAACGTTTTACTTTGAACCGGCGGTCGAACAACAGTATCAAATATCGAGTGTCATTACGGTCGTCGATGCCTATCAACTGGAACGACAATTGACATTTGAAGAAAATGTCCGTCAAATCGGCTTTGCGGACACTTTATTGTTAAATAAAACCGATTTGATTTCGGCAGACGAGGTCACGGCGGCAGTCAAACGGATATCCGAACTGAATCCAACGGCGTTGATTCTACCGACCATCGAATCGGACACGCCGATTCAACAGTTATTCGAAACGTTTCATTTTCCAAAGCAGGAAGAAGAACGGTTGGCACAACAAACTGACGGTTTACAGAAAGCGGCGGAGTCCTTCACAGCGTTGACGATTACAGAACAAGTTCCGTTGCACCGTCAACGCTTTGGTGCCGTTTTGCGAGAAATTCTTGAAGCATATGCCGAAGATTTATACCGCTATAAAGGAATCCTTTATTTTTCGGATACGGATCGAAAAATCATTTTACAAGGAACTGGTATGATTTACGGAACGGCAACACGTGGTGAATTTGAAGGACTAAAACAAACAACGCTGGTTTTCATCGGAAAAAATTTAGATGAACAAGCGATTCGAAAAGGTATAAAGGCGGCGAGAGAACATGGTTGAACTATATTTTGACGGAGCAGTCCGTCCCTCGAATGATGATGCGGCAGTCGGGATTTTTTGCAAAAATTCAGAAGGTCAGGTCATCGAACGGACGTTTAGAATTACGGCTGAGAATAATCACGAAGCTGAATTTCAGGCATTTTTAAAAGCTGTCGAATTAGCGGAAGAATTATTGGCACAAGGGGAAAGTGTATTTTCTTTCCGTACGGATTCAGAAGCCGTTTCGTTGGCAGTTGAACGCGAGTTTGCCAAAAACAAGCGGATTCAAATCTATTTTGATCCGGCATTTGAGCGGTTTTCCCTTCTACCGCTTGCGTTCGTCAAGTGGATTCCACGGTCAGAAAATAAAGCCGACCGTGTAGCAAAAGATGCGTTAAATGAATATTGATCTAAAAAACTGACCGGGTCTCTGAGACCGGTCAGTTTTTTGGTAGAGACGTTTCGTCGACAGGTTCCTCCAGTCGTTCGATTAAGATTTGGTCAATCCGTCGACCATCCAAGTCGACGACTTCGAACCGGTAGCCGTCGCTCGTGACATGACTTCCTCTTACCGGAAATTCGCCGAGCAGATATAAGAC from Exiguobacterium sibiricum 7-3 includes the following:
- a CDS encoding diacylglycerol/lipid kinase family protein; amino-acid sequence: MRLLLISNPTAGSNRAGLLQDVIDPLAAMFDEIVIRQTAQALDALHFAEEAAGFDALVVIGGDGTVFEVINGIAKLETRPILGIIPGGTCNDFARTLGLPMVPRLAAEMIATQQIVEVDLGQVNDTYFLNFLGLGLVAEASIGIDTEEKARLGKMGYYLSTIRSSMEAEPFSYELELAEGQKMTGEAVLILAANGESLGGIETNLSEGAYNDGKLDLVIVDEVNLTTIRDVILQKIGLATEPSFTHVLTSGFTLKTDSPKVIDTDGEKAMHSPIEVKVLPEYLKMYSGRIDTLV
- a CDS encoding sodium-dependent transporter, with the translated sequence MKGNAWASKIGFILAAAGSAIGLGAIWKFPYTTGTNGGGAFLLLFLAFTLLLGLPVLIAEFLIGRTSGKTALQAFSELGHKKYTFIGWLGVIACFLLLSFYSVIGGWVLIYIVLGFSGNLTAMSGADLGELFATVSSSPGYAITGQLIFLLITCVIVLRGVQAGIEKMSKIMMPLLFLCFIILVIRSLTLEGAGAGVRFFIEPDFAALNRTSVLSALGQAFFSLSLGVSAMLTYASYMKERGQINRSAIWIVSLNVIVSLLAGFAIFPAVFASGLDPAEGPSLLFIVLPTVFSQIQFGSLFLVLFFLLFAFASITSSIAMLEVVVSAITDRKETATFRDKKRNTIIATVLIGVIGIPSALSFGLASDITWMDKTIFDWMDFTVSNILMPIGALLISFFAGFKLDRTLVEQELVTSPMMKKILPFWRFSICYLSPVAILIILVWPLFGS
- a CDS encoding 5-bromo-4-chloroindolyl phosphate hydrolysis family protein, giving the protein MKSSTWWVLGSIGLMFVFLQVADALNFSGIFIALGLWFIWSGYRAKPGKRYRTERKSTELKRKNVKKKLLLDDEDEFVGSVILKPEQATRRFDETDDLELQVLQRTVEEGFVKLQSFDQIIPTIRDSEIRSEMRIVSREAHVLFEELFTAPREVKKVRDFFTFYLDSLLSISEKFADLERRGAQVQMETREQLQSNLKLIAEKLKQQQSLLLEGDTVDLERELLTIEKVLAQESEQRKQEESYKHDPF
- a CDS encoding toxic anion resistance protein; this encodes MTHSDNNSWQQWPEEESTTQPTISDPSVDLNLAETSSIPVRPVEDMIPSDVPAEQRQKIERLLQVIDLKKSDAVMQYGAPVQRELSQFSDQVLSEVKMKDGGDAGKLLSDLMQRVRQMDPDTLQEKKSFWSNVPVIGRAKKKAETYFLQYEKMSAYLEEVVHNLDRSKFGLMKDITLLDQMYQKNKRYFEELNLYIAAGETKVAHVREHEIEPLRMEVERSQDQTRLQELNDMIQLADRFEKKIHDLKLSRTISLQMAPQIRVIQQNNQILAEKIESAVVNTIPLWKNQVVLSLSLSRQKTALQMQKDVTNTTNQLLEQNSRLLKDSSIEIAEENEKGIVSVESLKVAHQNLIETLDETLRIQQDGKQKRRDAEHELERMENELKQKVMEVASKNRELPNRPY
- a CDS encoding deoxycytidylate deaminase produces the protein MKKQHQWDTTWLLFARMMADRHSKCASKSVACVIVKDEKPISIGINGTPSQHVNCNEIYLKQDNILYKAAAEGRNQEQSDAVSIVHNGQVFFRCDNQEEHHEWSKMNEIHAEINALGKLAADSTSARHATAYVTHSPCHACSLALIASKIDRVVYSTGYEYGDGLKLMRQSGIEVLHRPLTEEYFLERIFDKDL
- a CDS encoding HD domain-containing protein; the encoded protein is MIRLFKAIPELEMPVYSGEDYPLEGTETATGFLISNHVPGEQVEETLLVASAEIKISQTGREWLQFTFNSPSGTCKGKQWLNQGTAEEAMRPYLETGIVHVVAKVEEYPVDSGNKSLTVQRVKAVHNQSGTAFLPQMPTGESASGYRDQLIGLIGKMEAPLRQVAHRVLSSYWEDFSTRPAALYHHHAYIGGLLKHTTCMMTIGFGICQSERPDLTLLQCIQEAEADHKNDLFQASERDMRQFAWDDSFDALYQAARSIALLNDRPHQDELLLGILLHDIGKIFEYTHLGASNDRFSRLVQVEPADEKLSGITLDPNGVLVGHMPYGCFVLEQALQKEAVRLPVDQYHRLMHMILSHHGKKEWGSSVTPQTTDAWYLHAIDLLDARKEKWRQSQLT
- a CDS encoding CobW family GTP-binding protein produces the protein MSARIQTSLVTGFLGAGKTTLLNRIVANPIEKVALLVNEVGAVNIDEALIERSDEEVIELTNGCICCSIRGDLRDALLRIAKKRRDGEMAFDRLIVETTGIADPGPILQTFYFEPAVEQQYQISSVITVVDAYQLERQLTFEENVRQIGFADTLLLNKTDLISADEVTAAVKRISELNPTALILPTIESDTPIQQLFETFHFPKQEEERLAQQTDGLQKAAESFTALTITEQVPLHRQRFGAVLREILEAYAEDLYRYKGILYFSDTDRKIILQGTGMIYGTATRGEFEGLKQTTLVFIGKNLDEQAIRKGIKAAREHG
- a CDS encoding ribonuclease HI family protein, encoding MVELYFDGAVRPSNDDAAVGIFCKNSEGQVIERTFRITAENNHEAEFQAFLKAVELAEELLAQGESVFSFRTDSEAVSLAVEREFAKNKRIQIYFDPAFERFSLLPLAFVKWIPRSENKADRVAKDALNEY